Genomic DNA from Streptomyces sp. NBC_01571:
CCGTCCTGTCCGGAGGAGGGACGGGCGGTGGTGTCCGTCATGACAGTCACCTCGATCACTCGATGCGGGCACCGGCGCAGTGCCCGTCACAGGATTCGACACACCTGGGCGGCGAATCGTCACATAATTCCGCGAAACGACATCAGATATCTCAGGCCGGGCACCCGTATCACGGCAGGGAGGAGGTGCGGTCGTGCAACACATCGCCGGCCCTTCCCCGCCTCGGGCGGCCCGCCGCGACCCCACTCCCGGAGCCCCCGTCTGCGACGGATTGTTCACCGCACCGGACGGACTGCTGGCGACGCGCGCCGGTGAGGGCGACGAGGAGGCCTTCACCATCCTCATGCGGCGCCACAGCCGCCCCCTGCTCGCGCTGGCCCTGCACACTCTGGGCAACCTCCCGGACGCCGAGGACGCGGTCCAGGACGCCTTCATCAGCGCCTGGAGGCGCCTTCCCGAATTCCGTCACGCCTGCGCGTTCAGCACCTGGATGTACCGCATCACGGTCAACCGCTGCCTGAACTCCCTGCGCCGCCGGCCGGCACCGGTACCGTTGAACGCAGTGGCCGAACCCGCCGCCGAGGTGGACAGCTCGCCGGCACAGGCGGCTGAAGAGGACGCCCTCGCCGACGCCCTGGCCGACGCGCTCGGCGCTCTCGACCCCGGTCAGCGGGTGTGCTGGATCCTGCGGGAACTGCACGGCCTGCCTTACGAACAGATCGCCCAGGTGACCGGCACCTCCGAGCAGACGGTCCGCGGAAGGCTGTACCGGGCACGCCG
This window encodes:
- a CDS encoding RNA polymerase sigma factor; this encodes MFTAPDGLLATRAGEGDEEAFTILMRRHSRPLLALALHTLGNLPDAEDAVQDAFISAWRRLPEFRHACAFSTWMYRITVNRCLNSLRRRPAPVPLNAVAEPAAEVDSSPAQAAEEDALADALADALGALDPGQRVCWILRELHGLPYEQIAQVTGTSEQTVRGRLYRARRSLKEMMGPWR